In Equus przewalskii isolate Varuska chromosome 14, EquPr2, whole genome shotgun sequence, the sequence AATTGCACTTCAGTGGATGTTTGTGAACAGTAAGTAAAATGATAGTATTTGGAACGAACTTCAATAGTTTTCAAGTGTGTGGGTGTTGGGTTTCTTAAAAAGATTTCCCAGTGGAGGGCAGGGTGCCATAATGGTTAGTTCATGCAggctgctttggtggcctgggtttagggggttcagatcctgggtgtggacctacccaccgctcatcaagccatgctgtggcagtgacccatgtataaaatagaggaagattggcacggatgttagctcggggacaatctccctcaccaaaaaaaagagatttctggGACAGAGGTTTCTGTTCAATCATTCAGTAACACTGACTGCACACCTTTGTGGTAGCCACTCGGGAGACAAACATAAAAAAGGGTAGGAGGCCTGAGTTAGGAGGCCAGACTATGGGAGGGACATAACTGAAAGTATGCTCTTCTATACCATATCATTAGCCTAGGGTAGAGTTACACCTTGAGGACAGAGATAAAACAATGCTTACACTCTTGACAAGTCGGGTGGTGGTTGTGGTCAAGGGGATGGGCCAAAAGACACAGTGTCCAATCAAGGCGTGGAAATGCTCTGGGAGGAGGCTGTAATACCCTTATTATGAACCAGTGCGATTGTAGACCTTACTGCTGTTCTATGAAGTTGCCGTATTGCAGAACTGAGGCTGAGAGTTTACATGACGTCCTCAGGTCTACACAGCCGGGAatgagctgggattggaacccactCTGGCTTTACTACTTCCAACGCTACCCACACGAGGCGCCTTTTGAAAGAGAAAGCGCTCCTCGCCCAGCACTAACTGCTGTATCGCCTTTTCCCCTTCTTGTTGGGTGTGTGTCTTTTAAGGCCGTACCATTTCTCCCACATTTCCGTTTAATTTTCCCTTGAGGGCAGGCGCCGAGGCCGCTCACAGCCCCAGAGCAGCGAAACTGACTTCCTAGGAAGGGAAGGAGCTGCACAAGCGATCACCGACGCGCGCGCTCCCCGGGAGGAGGCCACCGCGGACCCAGCGGCGGACCGGCGGGACGCCCAAAGGCAGCACTCCACACCGCCCCAGCCCCGGCGGCAACGGGGACTCCGCCGAGAACCACTTCCGGCGGCACCGGAAGCCCGGCGGGGACTTTTTCGGGGACGGAATGACCGGCCGGCACTTCTCACGGGTCCTGAAGGCGGTCCCCGCCCGGCCTCAGAATCCAGCCGCCCCGTGCTTTATGTGAGAGCTAAGTGAGTGGGGTCCTTGAGCCGGGTCGTCCCGGGTGGCGTATATTATTTGGCCTCAAGTGTCAGTGGCACCAATCATGATGCCTGCGCATTCGGCAGGCTTTCCGGGATGCATTTGCTCCCTGCGTGCCGCCACCTTAGGCATAAGGAAAGGGTTATTCGGCCAGAAGCTGCCGGCTTGCTTCCTCTCCCCGGTGCCCAGGGCTTTCTGGGCTCGGGTTCGAGCCACCGCAGATCCGTAATTGTTCTACAGTGTCTTCTTTTTACCTTTCAGCTAAATTCCTTCCAACTCTTGCATTCAGACGTTTCCACCAACGCAACTACGTTTTCAACATCCTTTTTCAGATTCCGTGAGAAGAATATCCTAGCGGCGAAAGAACACCGAATTGGGAGTCAAAATCCTGGGTTCTAGTTCTCACTGTCTTTACCTGGCGTTGTGACATTGGAGAGGTCCTTTTGACCTCTCTGGACTCCGGTTTCCTTTTCCGTAAAATGAAGAGGTTGGAAAAGTAGGAAGTTCCTTCCAGTTTTGACATTTGGGTAATTGCCCCAAGTGTGTTTCTAATTCCTGCCTCGATTACATATCTGTGTTTTGGTTAATCTTCATGTGgggcccttccttcctctccattaaTCTGTGTCCTTGTCAAATCTGGTTTTAGACTCATAAAAAAAACTTTCCTAAGGAATCCTGTGCTTCCTGAGCAGTCTGTTTTTTAGTCCAGGGACACGTAcctaaataagatttttttaaatatgcttttcttGACGTGTTTAATGGTCTTGAGAATCATTATATTTGAACACTTTAAAGACAGTGAACTCTGAAGGAAGGGACTCTGGCTTATTAAACTTAGAATCCACAATCTCAGACGCAACGCCTCGAGGATGGTGCTCGGAAAATGTTTGCTGAGGAGAAAACATGTACTTCTCACATTATTTTCGTTGCTCTGTCCCTTAAACACTGAAAAGGAAAGCTGTAAAACTGCAGTCTTGAGAGCAGAGGGAATAGAAGACCTGGAGGAAAAGAACTATACTACTGGGTTCTGAACTATACTATGGAGTCTGTTGCAGTTTTCTCTCAATAAATTCTTCCAAGAATAATATTCAAGAGACattattcaatagatatttattgagtgtcttcttccCACTCTAAAGCATCTTTTGtcggggggagggcagagggaaaaatGTTGAGAGTTGAGAGTTCCAAGAAGAGGGAGCGTATGCAAAGGTGCAAAAATCAGGTGTCGAAGTATTGGAGATTACAAGTGGGTCAGAATAACAAAAGCTTGGGAGGTGGAAGTGAGGGCACTATGAGAGTAAGATTAACAGAGGGCAGATAATGAGTCCTTGTTTAGCATGTTTTGAAGTTGAACATTAAACTGGGATaatggggagccactggaagGTGTTTAGCAAAGCGGTGATAAgttcaaatttgcattttagaaaaatcactctagTTGTGATTTGGTTAGTTGATGTTTCAAGAGTGAAAAAAGAGCCTTTTGTAAGTCTATTATTGTATTTCAGTTCGATCACAGTAGGAGCATTAACAATAATGGTAGTTAATATCTAGAGAGTATTTAGTATGGAATCCCATCTCTCTGACTAGACCGTGGACTCGTTCAGGGTAAGAACCCCATTTTACTCATTGTAACTCTAGACAATGCTTTGGATATAGTAGATatccaattaatatttgttaattagaTTTCAATATTAACCAAACTATTATTTGAAAACTCTTTTTTCTAGGAGAAACATGAACCAGAAGATACTGAAGTTGGAGAACTTGCTACGATTTCGCACTCTTTGTAGGCAGCTGCACGGCCTGGGTCAAAGAAGACCGTTAGCACAGTGGAGACACCTGTTTTCATCTGTCTACCCAGTGTGGACGGCTCAGCTCTGTGTCCGACCCTGGCAGACAGATGTGCTCATTGGGGCTGCTTTGTCTCAATATAGGCTTCTAGTAACAAAGAAGGTACTTACAGATTTTTGTCCATTACTGTATTACTTGGTCTGTGGTGAAAGTGCCGACAGCCATGAGTAGGAATCCATTTTGAGTATTTTGTCATTTATGGAATCTTTATTCCTTAATGCTACTCTTTAGGCAATAGATCTTTGTGAGGAAGGGAAATTCTAGTTAGTTGTTCAGGATGCTGATGCATTTGGTTACTTGGAAATCAGTATATAACAGTGAGTTAAGGAtgcagatttttttattttagtctaaGGTTTAAGTACTTAATAGGACTGATAGTAGAAATAGGAGGAGTGATTATGGTAGATGTTGCAGAATAAATCTAAATTGTCACttaaagttttctcttctttatgcattctgaatttttaataggAAGAAAGATTACGGAAATCTCAGTTATCTTCAACAAAATCTAAAAAGGAGGTAGAGGTATGGATTGGAATAACTGTTGAGGAGCTGGCCAGAGCAATGGATAAAGACATAGGTGAGccagataatttaaattttaattaaattaaattaaatttaaatttaaaatataaattcaatcCCACAGATTAGTGCTCTAAACCTAAAACTGATTTTGTCTGATTAAATAAAAGTTATCTATTTGAagctttttaaatatcatatttacATCTCTTCTGAATTAAAGATAGTTTTAATaggtaaatttttttaactactaCATTAGCAATGtgagtactttttttttccttcccagggTCAATTAAAATAACTTGATTTAGTATTTCTGGTTGAAATGCTGTGGGCACTTTCCtacaagtaaatatttatttaagtcttgggtaaagataaaataatatgtCAATACTATATGTATttaatacaaagggaaaaagattaTTCCTATGTATAAGCTACCTCTCAAAAGTTTAGGATAACATTGGAAAATTGTAGTTGCTGGATTATTAGGGATTTTTAGCATTATTAGAAACAGAATTGTACtcataatttttgtgttttagaaagtttTATTCTGTTAGAGCATATTCACTTAGAAAATTTGCATTGTATCCttcttaaaatgtgttttcttgggAAAGGATGTGGGGGAGAGATACATAGGAAAAGGTTTCTTGGCATTATTGTTGAGTAGGTTCAGTGCTGTGCTGAGGCTGGCTTGTACCAGCTTGTGAGCTGATTGCTAAATTATAAGGAATtgtgagctggttgttaaacacaactgttttaaaaaattaaatcataaacaAAGGTATTAAATACTCATCAAAACTcttcacttcctaattattttactacatgtTACTGTTGTCTAGTTTTTGAGGTTATTTATGCGTATTGTACCTATATAGTGGAAATACCATGTAATAGTGTGCTGCTGtgcatctctttccatctctgcaTTCAGTGACTTCATGTTAGTAGCTTGAAATCAACCATTGTGGGAGTACTTGCACCATGGAAATTGGAAAATGCTATAAATcaggaatttttgtttgtttgttttaatggagAGCTGTGTAAGTAAACATTTACTGGCACACTAATGATTaggatgttctttttttttttgaggaagattagccctgggctaacatctgccagcaatcctcctcttttttctgaggaagattggccctgagctaacatctgtgcccatcttcctctactttgtatgtgggacacctgccacagcatggcttgacaagcggtgtgtagatctgcacccaggatccaagccagtgaatccccggctgccgaagcagaatgtgcaaacttaaccatggcgccagtgggccggcccctgaaaaggATATTTTTAGTGTTATGTTCTGCTTACCTGAGAATGCCTTTCTTTATCTGTctctcaaaatataatttatagtgTGACTGAAATTCTGGAATCAAAACTACTTACTTCATTATCATCACAGATAAATTTTTTTATCATCCACAGGAAAATATGactgaaattaaaacaaagcatattaaataaaatgaaaaaaagaacaagtataTGTTTTTCCTATGTTTCAAGACTTTTTGGATACCctaaatagatatataaataaactaaTTGTGTGCATGTATTCTGAGATACTGTAtataatgtatgtgtgtatatgtatatgtgcatatagtcaatcctcattatttgGGGATTCTGTATTGGCAAATTCACTTACTCTCTCAAATGTATTTGTGGCCCAAAAATCAATACTCACAGTGCTTTGACAGTCATTCCTAGACATGTGCAGAGTGGTTGAAAGTTTGAGTTGCCCGATgcacacattcccagctgaggctgaCCAGGgcaacactctgccttcttgtttcagctctcaagCTGTAAACAAGTGtcatttttgtggtttatttAGTGTCGCATTTTTCACATCTTTgtgctttctgttgtttaaaatggcccctaagcatagtgctgaagtgctatTTAGAGTTAGTAACTGCAAGAAGGCTCTAATGTGCCTTATAGAGAAAATACGTATGTTAGGTAAGCTTTGTTCAGGCATTAGTTGTAGTgttgttggctgtgagtttgatGTTATTGAAtccataatatatattaaataagatgtctttaaacagaaacacataaaacaaggtatgTATTAATTGACTGATGAATATTTTGTGACCAGAGGTTGAAAGAACCTAACCTTGTATTTCCCTttggagcaatggttcagtatttgccAATTCAGTATTTCCGGTGagtttatagaacataactaccatgAATGATAAGAATTgactgcacatacacacacatttgtgtaTGTATGACATATAACTACAAGTTTTCAAAGAACTAGACCATGACAAACTACTCAATCGTAAATGTATGCTACATGCAATTTaatgttttgttgatggttcacATGGtacataaatattcaaatatttgtgaaaatgcaGAAATGTCAGTTATAAATGAAtcctattttaaagattattttcctttcagccAGTTTGTGATTTGTTAACATTAGAGAAGCAGATAGCTTATATAGTTATTCCTCTCATTGAATGTACttttatgtaaatgtttattaatagaGGAAACTTTCTTGAACATTTCATTTATGATCCTAAAAGGTTTTCTCTTATTCCAACCAGATTATATATATGAAGCTTTAATGAACACTGCTATTGACATAGATTCACTAGAAGCAAACTCACATTTAGATGAAGTCTGGATCAAAGAAGTGATAAAGAAGGCAGGAATGAAGATAAAATGGAGCAAATTAAAACAGGACAAAGTCAGAGAAAATAGAGATGCTGTAAGAAGGTAAAACTTAACTATacatggtgggggagggagaccACGTAGTTTtattcacacttttttttaagatttttatttttcctttttctcccaaacccccccagtacatagttgtgtttttttagttgtgggtccttctagttgtggcatgtgggacgccacctcggcgtggcctgatgagcggtgccatgtctgtgcccaggtttCGAACTGGCAAAatgctgggccgccaaagtggagcatgcaaacttaaccacttggtcacagggccggTCCCATATTCACACTTTTTAATGGAGAGATTTGTCTTAAAATTCCTTGTGGAGTTAAAATGATGTGTGAATGTAGGTTAAACTTTTCTTAAAGTGCTTAAAgcatcagaaaatatatttgggtTATTATAAAACTCTAAGGACTATTTTTCTTAGTTTGACAAGTGTGTGTATTgatcctgaattttaaaattttattcagttCTGCTTGATGTTATGAAGATGTCAACTGTAGGTGGGTAGTCATTATATATTTTGTCATAAGTCATTGTATGTATAGGAGAGGAAAATAGTTATGTCTAATCAAAGCTGAATGTTGAGTTTTATTGTTAATGGTAGTTTACAGAGATAGCTGCAAACCAATTCACTGGCTATAAAGTGTTTCTGATATTTTAGGAATGAAACCTCTTTGCTGTTAATTGTAGGCCCCAGGCAGATGCAGCTTTATTAACCCCAAGGTCCCCAGTTGTTACTATAATGGGCCATGTTGATCATGGAAAAACGACGTTACTTGACAAACTGCGAAAAACTCAAGTGGCAGCAAtggaagctggaggcatcactcaGCACATTGGTGCCTTTCTTGGTATGAATACAAATCACCTTACAGTGTGTTTGGGAACCTCACATATTATTTTCTTGAACTAAGTATCGAAGTATGAAATATACAAATTCAAAGTAAGACGAAAGGCTAAAGCTTAAAGCCATTGGTTTGATGAAATGTAGAGTAGGTGGTTATTAAAGGTTATTGTGTACATTCtgtaagaagaaaattatattgcCTTTTTTATTCTAGCACAGTCTTAGTTTGGCTTAATGCACCTAAAATTTTTCAAAGCTAGGTTGTGATAATGTtgctaataataattaaataatggctaccatttactgagcaccatatatgctttatcttttttatcttcatAACAACATCTTGAGGTAGGTATTAATGTTCTTACTTACAGATAAGGAGGCTGAGGTTTGTttaggttaagtaacttgctcaagctACACAGCTAGTAATTGGCAAAGCCAGGGTTTAAATCCAGGGCTGTTGGACTCAGAGTCTGAGCTGCTAACCATATACTAAATTGCCTTTGTTGCTCAAGGCAGCTGTGCAGCTGATATTTGCTAATGTAGGGGTGGCTGCCTATGCAATTATTGGTCTGTTCTTGCTCCAGAATAGATATCAATTGGTACATGTATGAAAGTAGTTATATTCTAGAAATATGAagagttttaatttgaaattattacatgaaaagaaaaccctaaaggtcTCACTGGTATGTTACCACATTTCATTGTGAAATGATGATCTGTATTATTCTGATTAACATTGATGGaaaggataaaattattttaaagaattaaagattgTTTTTTGATAATGTTGCATATGTTTCTTCATATTAAGGAAGTACGTATATGAGTCCTTAGTGTTTTTGGATTTCTGTTTCCACAGTTTCTCTGCCTTCTGGGGAGAAGATAACCTTTCTTGATACTCCAGGACATGCTGCTTTCTCAGCGATGAGAGCCAGAGGTGCTCAGGTCACTGACATCATCATATTGGTTGTAGCTGCAGATGATGGAGTGATGAAACAAACTGTGGAATCTATTCAGCATGCCAAAGATGCTCAAGGTACTGTGTGGCTGCCTTACATGTATCAGCTAGCAAGTTGCTTTTTTTAGAAAGGATCTACTACGTAGGGTCATTGTTCTGGAGTATTTATATACAGCTCGTTTAATCTTCCTGGCAGTCCCAGGGTTATTATACCTGTTTTGCAGATAAGGCTCAAAGACAGTTGAATTGTTTTCTCACAGACATAACCTCTAAGAAGAGTGTAGCAGGATTCAACTTGGGACTCGTGACCACAAGTACAGTTCTTCCTCGACTGGTTACTTTTTTGGCATGGTGTGAGAATTTAACAGTCtgtaatgacttttttaaaaactttttatcatGGAAATCTTAAACAGATATAAAAGTAAGAATAGAATGATAAACTCTATCTACCTGTCACCTGAATACATTAGGAATTGCGAAgtggtgatattctaattctgtTATTCCTTGTTCATTTATTAACTGGAATTTTTCTCTAAGGAGAAATTTTCGCCTCATCTACTTTAAATAACTTCTTATTTGGTCAAATGTATAAAATTGAAACTTTTGGAAAATCAGTTGGCTAATTCtccattatttctccatttaaaattgtaatgatAAACACCGCATGCACACATACTCTGTATGTTCATTCTTATTCTGATATGACCCTAGATCTGCTGAGAAAATACTCTTGTCTTAAGAAAATGTAGCTGATGGAGTGCATCATATTCTACTAGGTTTGttggcaagaaaaaataaaagattgagagTTACTGATCTAGTCCAATTCTTTCGTCTCACAACATGAAACTAAGACCCAGAGAGTAGCAGAAACTACCCCCAATTACAGAGTTAATTTGCAACATGTCTGCATTTGGAATCttgtcttctagcttccagtgTCGTTCTCTTCCCTTTTTACTTCCTCAAAACTGTTTTTGTGGAATGGACTATGTCCTTAATGATTCTAGGATATGTGAAACAAAGAAGGGAGTGACAGATTTGCCAGGCTTTCTCAACCAACCAAAGAAGTTGGTTGAGATAGGATAAATTCCTTACATCATGCTTTCTACGCCTGTTCTCTTGGTCCCTATTAAGTTCCAGCTCATTGATATGGAATATACTTTTTCATAAGAGTAGGTTGTAGATTGCATAgcttttttgtatctattttcaatttctgttCATTTGATACCTGAGGAAATTGCACAGTTGGTGAAATCCAACCAGGGAATTATCTCCTAGAATTTTGTGTGCTTTCTCTGTTGAGAGGCTATGTTTCATAATGACAAGTAGATTATGAGATTATTTGGTTCATTCATTAAGTAGATATTGAGGATCTATTATGTGTCAGTCACTGAACTAAGTGTATGAATAAAGAGTTGCTATAGGGATtggtctggtggcgtagtggttaagtttgcgctttggtggcccagggttcactggttcagctcctgggcgtggacatacatgctgcttatcaagccatgctgtggcaggcgtcccacatataaaatagagaaatatgggcacagatgttagctgagggccaatcttcctcagcaaaaagaggaggattggtggcggatgttagctcagggctaatcttcctccaaaaaaaaaaaagagttgctaTAAATCCTAAAAGAAAGTTTACAGTAATGATACTTAGTTTCAAGATGAGATGTTAGGTTTTAACAATGAGTTAATAGCTCCTAGAAAGAAGAGGCGAATGATCTAGTGATATTAGAATTGAATTAGAATCTGCTCTTGATTGTTTTCCTGGACATTATCTCCAGTGTAGCTGCTGATCTTGCTTTCAGGTTTGAGGATAGGCCTTTCTCTACCCAAAATactatggttttttgttttgtttatcattttaggTGTCTATTCTTAATTCAGAATCTGCTTATAATTACAGTTTTGACATCTCACATCTGGAATCCTTTACGTGGAGAGAGCAGAGTAGGGTAGGTCTCAAGTGGGTCTTTTTAGGTCTTTTGTTAGATAAGCACTTCCACTGAGtaaagaaaaagccagaaaagaTTAATGTCTTTCATTGTGAATACCTAGAATTGAAGGTGTCATCATTTGCATTCTTCTTAACTCTGTCTCTGCCAGTTCCTATTGTCCTTGCCATAAATAAGTGCGACAAAGCTGAGGCGGAtcctgaaaaagtgaaaaaagaactGCTAGCTTATGACGTGGTGTGTGAGGATTACGGAGGTGACGTGCAAGCAGTGCACGTCTCTGCTCTTACGGTAAGTACAGCACCTCAGAGATGACCGTGTTCAGGTGGGAACGTGACACTGTCCATAATGCACATGGTGCCTTATaactgaaggacattttgacaTGCctaatttctgttgttgtttaaAAATTCTCTGGGTACTAGGCAATGCTGGTGTCATTATCCTGGTTTGGCAGGTTAGAAATTAGGCTCAGAAGGGTCGGTCACCAATCCAAGGTAACATAGGTGATGAGTGGGGAACCGGGTCTAAACCCAATGCTTTTGTTCTTATGAGATACTTAGAGTGAGGAGAATAAATGGTGAATGAAGTAGGGGATAGGGTAATAGGAGGCTAAAGATTGTGTTAAGCAGAAATGAAGTCTATTTGGTAGTAAAAAGTGCTTGTATTTCATGCCTTTTATGCTGAAAAACTATGGAATAGGTCTTAGGGCATTTAAGAGagatttaaacagaaatttaggTTAATACAAAGATGGCTGTTGATTGACTCAATGTTTCTATGAATTGCTATAAGTTTTATGTTGTGatgaattccattttcttttcaatatcaATTATTCTTTTCTGGTTGAAAAACACCAAGGAAGCTCAGTACTGGCTTTGTGACAGCATTTTCCAATTCTCTTGTCCTACACAGGTTACTGCTAAGTagcaatttccttttttgtctgtttttttaaaatcacatccCATGGTTTACTCATGATACAGCCTTTTTTTCTGATCGTTCACTGAAGGGATGGTGCTGTATTTGGCTGCCTTCTTCCAGTTAagtctcattttatctttacttttcttaaatttgttaccACCAAGATTCTTAGAAATAATGCCTCCTTTAATGGTAAAACCAtgcctctttttctctgaaactcATAAAATGCCATCTTACTTTCTTACCTTTCCACGTACCTTGATTGCTATTGCATTCTGAAAGCCAGatggcaaaattaaaatgtttgaagaGATGGCTACCTTTTCTGCCCAGATACCATCAGATGCATAGACAGATGTAAAGCTCCTGAGGCAGACTTGGAGGCATGGCAGAGGTGATTCCTGGGGAATGGAGGGACTTGGGAGAGAGTGGCAGGGAAGAAAGATGAGGCCTTCTTTTCCAAGAGGACTACTTCATGCAAAGAAACAACCCCAGCTCTGCTTTTCAGAGCAGCATTTTGTAAATTGGAATAAATACTAGGAATAAGTGGCTGGGTAAGGAAAGTATttagtcaattttgtttacagttgtctctttttttttttgaggaagattagccctgagctaactactcccaatcctcctctttttgctgaggaagactgaccctgagctaacatccatgcccatcctcctctactctatacatgggttgcctaccacagcatggcttttgccaagcggtgccgtgtccgcacccgggatccgaaccggcgaaccccgggctgccaagaagtggaacgtgtgaacttaacttctgcgccaccgggccagcccctctgttttaTACTCTGTAACAACTGTGAGCAATCTCTTAGCTGACATGGGAAAAATCCCTTGCCCATCAGTTCCAGTTCCATTACCGGTTAATCAGCTGCGTGATCTTGGAGCCCTAGAAGGCATAGTAAACAAAGATCATTAAAGGTGAAAGGATCATCTAATCTAGctccttcattttacagttgaggaaaggAGATCCAAGGAGGTGAAGTGATTTTTCAAGGTTGCACAGCTGGGTAGTTACAGAGTGTGGCTTAGTGCCTGGGTCTAGTCAGTGCtttctctccttatttatttaataagagTAAATAATGCttgacttacttattttacagGATTATTGAGTGGATCAAATGAAGTAATAGATGTGAAAGCTTGTTCAATTGGATAGAATTTCAAATGTAAATTAGCATTGTAAAGAaagtgagaggaagaaaagacaattatagagacagatggaggagagagagaatgagtgaaGCATGTGTTTATGAAAGGGTATTAAGAAGAACCACTAGTgatcatcctttaaaaaaaaatagccgCTGTTCCTTGCGGGATCTGTCCCTGGGCCAGGTTTTCTTGcttatctcttctttcctctgtccttctaATTGGATAATCCATGCTTTTAATGCTTACAGAGAAAAGTATAATGTAACTGTCAAGGATTATTTGGCTTTCTGACCCTGATATTTACACTTAcagataatatttattaatgagAATTAACTACTTTTTTTGTTGTCGTTATTGAAGGGTGATAATCTGATGGCTTTGGCAGAGGCAACAATTGCTCTCGCAGAAATGTTAGAATTGAAAGCAGACCCTACTGGTCCAGTGGAAGGAACAGTAATAGAATCTTTCACAGACAAAGGAAGAGGGTAGGACTGTTAAAATgcttactttttaataattttgttccATGGTTTTTGTGACTTGATAACA encodes:
- the MTIF2 gene encoding translation initiation factor IF-2, mitochondrial isoform X1, which encodes MNQKILKLENLLRFRTLCRQLHGLGQRRPLAQWRHLFSSVYPVWTAQLCVRPWQTDVLIGAALSQYRLLVTKKEERLRKSQLSSTKSKKEVEVWIGITVEELARAMDKDIDYIYEALMNTAIDIDSLEANSHLDEVWIKEVIKKAGMKIKWSKLKQDKVRENRDAVRRPQADAALLTPRSPVVTIMGHVDHGKTTLLDKLRKTQVAAMEAGGITQHIGAFLVSLPSGEKITFLDTPGHAAFSAMRARGAQVTDIIILVVAADDGVMKQTVESIQHAKDAQVPIVLAINKCDKAEADPEKVKKELLAYDVVCEDYGGDVQAVHVSALTGDNLMALAEATIALAEMLELKADPTGPVEGTVIESFTDKGRGPVTTAIIQRGTLRKGSILVAGKSWAKVRLMFDENGKTVNEASPSMPVGITGWRDLPSAGDEILEVESEPRAREVVDWRKYEQEQEKNIEDLKMIEEKRKEHQEAHRKAREKYGTLNWKERSFMKYQEKKEQKPLKSKEKTERDSNVLPIIIKGDVDGSVEAILNIMDTYDASHECELELVHFGVGDISENDVNLAETFRGVIYGFNVNAGNVIQQSAAKKRVKIKLHKIIYRLVEDLQEELSSRLPCTVEEHPIGEASILATFSVAEGKKKVPVAGCRVQKGQLEKQKKFKLIRNGHVIWKGSLTSLKHHKDDVSVIKTGMDCGLSLDEEKIEFKVGDEIVCYEEKEVLAKTSWDPGF